TTGAGACAGTAAGCAATACATAGCAGCATGACGGTCATCCAAAACACAAATGGGCATGGAGAGCTGAGCAGAGAGGCTCGAACAACCAATGAGGTAGTTCCTGTGAGTGCGCTTTTCCATTGACGCCTAGTTGGGCTGACATAATagcaggaaaaagaagagcaatTGGTGCTGAACACGATACGATGTCTTGCAGCAGACTTGTGTCAGCAGGTAGGTTCAGTTTCCGGCTTGTGCAAGATTTCGATTATTAAGTTCTCGCAGTACAAAGGTGGTCATCCCGGTACGGTCATGGGAGCTTCAGCCATAGGGATTGCCTTGTGGAGATATGAGATGAGATACAACCCTCTAAACCCCGAGTGGTTCAATCGAGACCGTACGTTGAGTCGTGGAGAACTGCGTGAGCTGAGATCCGCTAGGCTTCGTCCTTTCGGCTGGACATGCTTGCCTTTTCCAATacattttccttcatctttccgGCTACGAAGCTTGGACATTGGACCAAATCAAGATGTATCACTCCCCTGCGACTTCAGGATCAATGGCAGCGGGACACCCTGAGATTGAATACCCAGGCATGTGGAATTTGAGCAAAGCGATGATGTGATTGACAATTGCAGGTATCGAGGTGACAACTGGACCCCTCGGACAGGGTATCTCCAACGCAGTCGGAATGGCAATTGCATCAAAGCAGCTTGCGGCCACATACAACAGGGAAGGACTGGATATAGTGGACAATAAGATCTGGTGTTTCACCGGTGACGGCTGTTTACAAGAAGGTGTTGGCCAGGAGGGTATGTCTTTCTCGGAGGGATGTGACCAAGTTCGGGTGCTAACGTTCTGCAGCAATTTCGCTGGCAGGGCATTTGGGATTGGATAATTTGATTCTGGTATACGACAACAATGCTGTCACGGTAGACGGCCGAATCGACAACTGTTTTACCGAGAACACTTCGAAGAAGCTCGAAGCTCAAGGATGGAATGTCATTGACGTCTACGATGGCTCGAACGACGTGAGTGTTGAATTGTAAGGCCAGATCATAACTCATGCCCGTAACAGCTTGCCGCAATTCTAGAAGGGCTTGACAAAGCCAAGCACTTCAAAGGGAAACCGAGTCTGGTTAACATACGTACCGTTATTGGGTACTCCTCACGAAAGGCCAACACTGGACCAGCTCACGGTCAAGCTTTGGGAGATGACGAAGTGACATACGTCAAAACTCAACTTGGATTCGATCCTGCCAAGAAATTCGTTATTCCCAACAAGACATACGAGTATTTTGCCGAGTGCAAAAACAAGGGTGCAAGGGCAAATGAAGAGTGGGACAAAAAATTCGAAGCCTATTCGAAGGCTTATCCGGACTTGTATAAACAGCTTATTAATCGAATGAACGGTACATTTGCTCCAGATGGTTGGGAAACTTTGTTACCAGCCAAAAAGGACCTTCCGCAAGGAGAGCAGCCTACCAGGAAGTCAAGTGGAATCGTAGTTCAAACGTTGGTGCCCAAGAACAACACCTTCGTCGCTGGCTCGGCGGACCTCCTCGAATCCACCTTTGTCAATTTCAATGGCCAAGTAGAGTTCCAGAACGTGAGTATAACCTATAGATTTTGAAATATTTGGTTTGAAGACTGACATTGTCCATAGCCTGCTTCGGGACTGGGGGACTACACCGGCAGGCAAATCCGCTTCGGTATTAGAGAGTTTGCGATGGTGGGTTTGGGTAACGGTATCGCAGCGTATCACAAGGGAATGTTCATCCCGTGAGTGATCAATTACCCATCCTTTCAGCTGCTAACACCCTCATAAGTATCATGTCTACTTTCTTCATGTTCTGGATCTATGCCGCCCCAGCCGCCCGAATGGCCGCCTTACAACAACTGCGATTCATCGGAATTGCCACCCATGATTCCATCGGTAtaggggaagatggtgagtaTTCTCTTCAGCCTTGGCATCCATCTTTCGTTAAATGAAGATCGCCTGATAGGTCCTACTCATCAACCCATCGCTCTGGCTGCTTTCTACAGAGCCCTACCGAACATCAACCTTATCCGACCCGCCGACGCAGAGGAATGTATGGGAATGTGGCTCTTGGCTCTATCGAAGCAATCAGCAAACACCCCCAGCATTTTCGCATTGTCTCGGCAACCGgtgcctcttctttctggaACTGACCGTGCAAAGGTCGCACAAGGTGCTTATGTTGTTTACGGTGATGACAAAAACCCGGATATAACAATAATCGCAACCGGTGCTGAAGTCGCTCGAGCAATCGAGTCTGCCAAGCTGCTGAAGTCGGTCAAGAAGGTCCGAGTGGTCTCGATGCCTTCCCAAAAACACTTCGACAATCAAACTGCAGAATACAAAGAATCAGTCCTAAAGAGCTCCGTCGCCCTCGTGATCGCAATTGAGGCATGGGCTTCTTACGGTTGGGCTCGATACGCACATGCTTCGTTGTCCATGCACACATTCGTAAGGCTATTTCCTCTCTCAGATTTGATCCTCAGCTCACATTGCGATAGGGTCACTCTGCACCCCAACAGCAGCTGTACGAGCATTTCGGATTCTCCCCGAAAGCCATGGCagagaagattgatgaATGGGCGGCTAAATGGCAAACTAAAGGAGGCCGACCAGGACTTGGTGATTTCGAAGAGCTGTTGCTGGGCTACACGCAGCACTGAGTCAGAGATTGTTTCATAGCAATCGCTTGTAAATGGCATTGAAACACGGCGCTAATGTTGCATGGATACTGGGGGTATGTTTCACGAACAGGGAGATTATGTTGCATGAGCTCCCGGAAAGATCTGGCAAACATCGGACTTTGTACTTCTTCTGTGGAAAAATGCACTCTCGAAAACTTGTCTTATTCCATCCTCTACTCAGAGCGAGTCCGACAAACAATTTTGAAAACTCTTTTTCAGTTCAACTCCAAAACCAACTCGATGTCGGTCGATCACTCTACTACCTCAATCTCGAGGTCAATTAACCGTTCGCATCGCTTGATGGCACCTCACTCTTGACACTTGCATATTGAGTTCCTTTCGATTGGCGCATTCAGACTAAAATTGCCGATGTAAGGGTCTCAATAGCTATCTGCCAAAAACTCTCCTCTTTGTATACAGTCAGCTCCCCCGTATTATACCACCATCACTCAAATGGCCACTGTTCTCTCTATTGGTCTAGCGGTCCTCTAACCTAGTATTCTGTGCATAGCATGGAAGCACTACAACGCGCAAGGTCCTCTGACACTTCGAAAACCAATGTGACACGCCTAAAAATGGTCTACGCCTTTAActcctcctcaaaatccccctccttctccatatGTTCTACATGAATCACCTTTATAGCATCCTGGTGTATCCTTCTCTCGGCCTCCATGttggccttcttgacaTCATCGGGATCATACACaacagcagcttcttctgtgGTAAGACCTTTAGTCTCGCGTATCATGAGCCAGAAGAGGGCGATGTAAATCGCGTCGACCGCAACGTAGACGGCATAGTATCTCCAGCTGATGGCGCTGAGTGCGACCGGGTTGGCGAACTGGTTAAAGGACTGGGCGCAGTTCTGGGCTAGCAACAGCAGTGCAGCAGCTTTGGCACGGAGAGCGAGTGGGCAGATCTCGGGGACATAGAGCATTGGAAGGGGGGTGAGGGCGAGGGAGTAAAATCCcatgaaaatgaagatgaacgGGATCATTGCAATACCGGTTGTGGAATGGTGGGTGGAGTTGTAACCACCTGCAAGACCGAGGATCATAACGAACGAGAAGAACATGCCGATGATTGAAGTCAAGAACAAGGGTCTTCGTCCGAACCTCTCCACTAGACTGGCTCCACTCATAGAGATGAACCAATTCCATATCGCCAGTCCTCCGTTGACGCCTGTGGTCTGAGCGGGCTTGGTGACGCCCACGGTCTTGAGCACAGGAACCAGGTAGTATTGCGCGACGCCGTTACCGACCCACTGCGTTGCCGTtccgaggatgatgatgacgaagaaccTCCGGAAGTTGCCTTTGGTGTGAAACCAAGCGAGCCATGAAGCAGATCCAGCCATTTTTTCAAGTTCAACGGAAGATTTGATCTCTCGTATCTCGAGGAGGACAAGCTCGTCATCCATCTTGCCATTGGCGCTGTACCCATATCATCAGCATGACGATCCAATCAATGCATCATATCAAGCGAGAGCAACGTAAGATGCAATGTTTAGAGAGGTGACTATTGCTGGGATCTGGTCGCATACTGAAGGATACTTACTGGTAAGTCGCCAAAATCTGGTGCGCCTCGTCAACGCGCCCCTTCTTGACTAGCCATCGAGGCGATTGTGGGATGAAGTATGCTCCTAgaccaagaagaaagggacCAAAACCTTGGACAAGAGTTGGCACTCGCCAAGACCATGAGCTAGTCCCCGGGTAGTAAACCATCGCAAAAGTGAGCCAAGCGGCGAAGATGGAGCCGATCTATGCATATGCAGATTGATCTCAGCATGAAGCATGATCCTATGTCTGGTCTGCAACTGCGACTCACGTAGTAAGTCGTGTTAAGGAAACCACCAGCATGATGCCGGATACGAGGATGAGCAAGTTCAGGAACAAGAGCAGCAGCCGTCACCTCTGTTTGATGTCCTTGATGTCAGCGAATCTCAAGAGCTAGTCAACGTGGTATGGGCACACATACGGGCAGAAGCAGTTCCCACACCCAAAAGAACACGAGAGCCCACAAGCTGAGCAGTGGAGTGACAGAAACCTCCCAAGAGAGCGCCAGCAAACATAAAGAGGGCGCCACAGTACTGTTAAATGCAGAAGTCAGCAAAAGTGAGCAACGGGTACGGGTGTTTACCGAAAGAGATATAGCTTACAAGTCCAATCTTTCGGCCGTATCGATCAACTATCCAAGCAATGACGAACGTGAGAGGGATCTTGGGCCTGCCGACGAATAGTCAGCACCCACCTGAATGATGGTTTTAATGACCCAGTCTTTGCTCACAGGTAGTAGCTGGCAGCAATCAAACCAAGCCGAGTCCCGGTAGGGGTGTCCTTTAGGGAATAGGGCCTCAGTCGATCGATTCAACTGGCGGCGATGCGCTACTTACAAAGTCTGTGTTCCACTCAGTGAGCGCTTGAAGACCGTTGAGAAGGGACCCGTCATATCCTAGAGAGTAGCTGCATTTGTTGCGTCAGCTTTTAGCTCATTGCACGTATAATAGAAAAGTCGATCGTACTCACACGGCGGTATAGAGGGTAATGATATGGACGAAGCCTATCTTAATCGTCAGTCATAGGTATTCCATCAAATGTTCTCGTTGGAGTAAActtactcttcctcatACCTGGGTCCCTCCACCATTTCGACGCAGTGTTGTTTGGTAGATCAGAGAATTTTGTAGACATGCTGTTACGCTAGACTCAAAACTCAAACTGTcatgaggagatgggacATATGGGACTTCTTATACCTCTCGTATCGGTCAGGATCTCAGCATCCTTATTCGACAGTAGTTCCCGGATTTGCCTGTTGTCCTTTTTTGGCTCTCAGCTGGTCAGATGCAAGCAGACAATATTGTGCCAGCGGTAGCATGTCCGACGATATTGGAAGGCTTGTCTGTTCTGGAGAAACCTCGGTGCTAGCTTGATGAAAAAGTTCCCTCATAGAGACAAATACGTAAGAAAAAAATACTACCCTTCATGATGAGGGGACCCCACGTCCAATCTGGTCCGGATCTAGCCGCTTGCTATTGTTGAGACAGTGTGAATTCACCGAGAAGAGGGAGCCAAAAACTGGTAACGTGACATGCCGAATGAACACTCTCCACGTGCCAAGCACTTTGCAGCTCCGAGGTTTCGCCCGTCGATTACCTTTTACAGGTCTTTCGCCTAAGTTTCTCCGAagtttgttgttgtccACCTCTCGGGAGGACCGAAAATCTTTGTGTGTACAGTTGACTAACCCGAAGGTATCCGTCAGATGATAATGAAGTATGATGTGCCTCCCTCGGAAAGAGTGTTCCTAAAAGACCAACAGCTCAACCTTGAGTCCTTGATTTCCCCAATCTCTTGCAGATAACACAGCAGATCAGTAAATAGACAtaatgacgaagatggcTGTCATCGATCCTGAGGCAGTACTCAAGGAGCTCTCAAGCGAAGAGAAGATCGCACTCTTGAGCGGGGATGACATGTGGCATACGGTAGCGGTACCAAGGCTTGGTGTGCCTCGAGTGCGAGTGAGTACTCGATGATTTGGCAGAGACTTGGTGGGAATCAGCTAACAATGCTGCACAGTGCAGTGACGGGCCTGTGAGTGACCGAAGGCGACCATGTGAGCCCAGCTGATCAGATAACAGAACGGAGTCAGAGGGACAGCCTGTAAGTGACAGCATGCCATGCTCCAGCAATTAAAGGAGAGCAACTGATTTGTAGACGACAGGGACGAATGGCGCAACTGCATCATgcttcccttcatccactgGCCTGGCGGCGTCTATGGATGTTGACCTTGCCCGCCGTATTGGTGAAGCCTTAGGAGAGGAATGTCGAGCCCGTGGGGTGCACTGTTTGTTAGGTCCCACTACGAACTGTCAGAGGCATCCTTGTGCTGGAAGGGGGTTTGAGTCTTTTAGCGAAGGTGAATCCCCATCGCTATTACCGACCTTCAAATATTGATTCGGGGCTGACCGGATGTTATGGTGCACAGATCCTCATCTTTGTGGCCACATGGCGTTGGCATGGATAGAAGGTGTACAGTCCAAAAAGGTCATGACCAGTGAGTATGCTGCTTCAACTACTTCGTGATCTTCGTACATCAAGTTAAGCGTAAATGCTGATTTATTGCGGTATAGCACCGAAGCGTGAGTTCCTGGAGGATCTTTAAAGCTCACTCTTCAGATTTCCTCGGCAACGAACAAGAATACCTGCGAAGGAGCAATAACTCTGTTATTGATGAAAGGACGATGCATGAAATCTATCTTGAGCCCTTCAGGATACAATGCAAGGCGCGACCTGCCGTCTTTGTAGGTTTACTTCTCTCATTGCCACGAGCCTCATTCACTAGACCttagccttcttctcgttcttctAGCTGAAAAACTTAGTGCTAATCTCTCGCAGATGACAAGTTACAATCGAGTAAATGGTCTGCACGCGGCTGAACACCCTTTCTTACTGCGCAAGATCCTCCGAGGCGACTTCGAGTTCCAGGGTATGATCATGTCCGATTGGAGTGGGAcatattcttcttcagaggCTGTCCAGGCTTCTTTGGACCTTGAGATGCCCGGACCTACTTTGATGAGGGGTCCAAGTTTGGAAAGGGATATCATTAGCGGCAAACTCGTTCCTGCCGATATAGACGAGTGTGCTTTGAGGGTAAGAGGTCATGTTTAGTGCTCTCAACTCAGGGAATGTTGACCTTACCTATGACATAGGTCCTGCACTATGTTCAAGAAGCCCAGCAGTCCGGTATCGACTTTGAAAAACTCGAAGAAACTATCGATACGCCCGATGTCCGAGCATTACTGCGCGAAGCGGCCGATTCTGCCGTGGTTCTCCTAAAAAATGACAAAGATGTCTTGCcgatttcttctccccacGGCAAGAAGATAGCTGTCATCGGCCCCAATGCCAAAACAGCTTCTTATGCAGGTGGGGGAAGTGCCAACCTTGCTCCAACGTACCTCGTTACTCCTTTAGAGGCGATCACCACGCATGCCCACAAAGTGGGGGCAAAAGTAGGATATACGATCGGATCCGATAACTCGAGATGGACGCCGCTTTTGACGCCTTTCATTCATCACCCCACGATGGGTAAAGATGCCGGACCTGGGGTTCAGTGCGATTTCTACATCCAAAAGTGGGTAGCTCCTTCGATGCCCTACTTTTCCATTGAAGCTAACACTGTAAAACTTGAAGCCCATGGGAGAACAAGGTTAAACCTATCTTCTCAAAGTATAACAACTCGGCATTCTCATACTTCATCGATGGTATACCGAAAGAAGTACCTGTCAGAGGATATGTATCTGTGAATTCCATCAATcaacatcttttcctctgtCCATAAGATGCTGATATTACTGATATTACTTGTAGCTCAAGACAATCTTCACCCCTGACGAAAGCGGGATTGTAAGTCCACAGCTTGCGAGCTCAAACTGATATGGCAGTGGGAATTTGGTCTGGGCGTAGCTGGACAGGCCGATTTGTTCATTGACGGAAAGAAAATCATCGATAACTCCACTGATCAGAAAGAGGGATTGCTTTTTGTAAGCATGTATTTTTATTGTTGTTCCACTCAGCCTCTTTAATCTCCGATAACTGACAAGAGATATTCTAATGTGATTGTTTCTTGTCCTGATCCAGTTCAACACAGGCGCCGAAGAACGTACAGGTGAGCTCAATGTTGAAGCTGGAAAATTATACGACCTCGAAGTCCGATTCTCCAATTTCAAACAGCTAAATGCGATGTCTCCCTATGTACGTCTAACTTCTACAGCTTCAACAGGGTGAGCTGAGAATATAAGCTGATCCTGTCTGATGGGTGGTGATAGACCGGCCGTCGAGGTGGGATTCGAATCggtggaagaaaaaagcGCGACTTCCAAGCAGAGATTGAGAAAGCTGTCAAGCTCGCTACTGAATCCGATGGTGAGCCCATCTCAATTTTACATCTGTAGGCTCAATTCAAGGATTGACAAATTTCCGATTAAGTCGTCATTCTCTGCATAGGTACGAACTCAGAGTGGGAGTCTGAAGCCTATGACCGAGACGATATGAAGCTTCCGCCAGGTTCCGACGAGCTCGTGCGGGCTGTGCTCTCGTCGAAGCCAGAGACGATCGTAGTTAACCAATCCGGTATGCCAGTCGAGTTCCCCTGGCTTGACGATGTGTCAACTATTGTCCAAGCCTTCTTTGGAGGAAATGAATGTGGCACAGCCATCGCCGATGTTGTCTTCGGCGTTGTCAATCCAAGTGGCAAACTACCAATCACCTGGCCCAGGGTATTGGAGGATTACCCGAGTCATGAAGGGTTCGGACACCCAATTGATACCATTTATTCGGAAGGGCTGGGTGTTGGGTACAGGTATTTTGACAGAAGAGATCATCCAAAGAGCGCTTTTCCCTTCGGACATGGGTTGAGCTATACTTCTTTCACCCTCAGGTTAGTTGACTATTCCACTGCTTCATATTATTCTACCCCCTCCATCACCCTGATAATTCATGAGTGAATTGGAAAGACTGACGAAAAGTGTGAGAAGCCAGTTATCTGTTAAACCCGAGATTTTCGGTGCCAAAGCGACTTTCACCCTCACCAACACCGGCGAAATTGACGGCGCTGAAGTGGCTCAAGTCTACATCCACGATCTAGCACCGACAGTCGAAAGGCCAGAACATGAACTAGCGGGATTCATGAAAGTGTACTTAAGACCCAGAGAATCGAAGGTTGTCTCCGTTAATCTTGATGTGAGTGGACGCTTTTCACCTCGCCGTCGTGGGAAAGTTTCATGGATAATGGCTGATATGAGGGTGTGGAATATGGTAGCACAAAGCATTTTCATTCTACAACGTCCATGAGAAGTGCTGGATCGGCAGGAAGGGGGATTACGAAATTAGGATTGGGACGTCTTCTActttcatccatctttcGAAACCTGTTCACGTTGCTAAGTCTTTCAGGTGGATAGGTTTACAAGAACCTGAGGTATATGAGCCAGCCTGGATCTAGTCGGTAAAGAAGTTGTCATTTATATACTTAAttgtttttattttattttattttattttattttattttattttattttattttatttatttatttatttatttatttatttatttatttatttatttatttatttatttatttatttatttatttatttatttatttatttatttatttatttatttatttatttattatttctttatttatttattatttatttatttatttatttatttatttatttatttatttatttatttatttatttatttatttatttatttatttatttatttatttatttatttatttatttatttatttatttatttatttatttatttatttattttatttatttatttatttattatttatttatttatttatttatttatttatttatttatttatttatttatttatttatttatttatttattttttttgagaatgaagctTACCACCTGTGTTTGTGGACTTTGCAGCCTTACTGCGTGTTACGTGTAAGGTAGTAAGTCGCTATGCCTAGTGTTACCATACTACCGAAGCGTGTCATCATGTTTACATCAAAGCTTTGTCTTGGCGTGACTTTCGAAACAATACTATAAAGGTATTACAGAGTCTGTTCTTGCGTTAGTGCAAGAGACGGAAGAGGTCGATCCACATGTATTGCGGGACTCACCTGTTCAATCTCCGATAAGATGTCTAAGAAATCAAGCAAGTACGCCCCCTCTGGGCTGACGGGGTTGTTGGCATCCAAAGCGTCCAAGAGGGATATAGCGACATATCGGACCTTGTTGACTAGTGACGGTCCATTGACTGCGAGCTGCAGTAGTCCAGTATTAGTCGTTTGCTCAGCCTTTAAATAACAAGATGGGAGAGAACATTATACTTGCATTTTGTATTGGTATACTGCGAGGATGCATTAGCACAATGTAAATACTCAGCTTCATTGTCGCGGGCACTTACCTGTGTAACGCCTTGAGCAGATCTACAATTACGGTCTCATCTCGATCCTGAGTATCGTACGAGTATGTCACGATCCTCTCCGTAGCTGATACCATAGAGATGGAGTAAGCAATGCCCTTCGCACTATCCTACTCCTCGCAGACTGACCAGTCCGAGTAAAGCCTCTCAGCGAAGTTGTTTGCGCCATAATCTCATCCCTACAGCGGCTATAATACCGATTACAGCATATCAGCATCCGTGCGATATGCTGCAAGGTC
The Cryptococcus tetragattii IND107 chromosome 11, whole genome shotgun sequence DNA segment above includes these coding regions:
- a CDS encoding transketolase: MTVIQNTNGHGELSREARTTNEVVPEKEEQLVLNTIRCLAADLCQQYKGGHPGTVMGASAIGIALWRYEMRYNPLNPEWFNRDRFVLSAGHACLFQYIFLHLSGYEAWTLDQIKMYHSPATSGSMAAGHPEIEYPGIEVTTGPLGQGISNAVGMAIASKQLAATYNREGLDIVDNKIWCFTGDGCLQEGVGQEAISLAGHLGLDNLILVYDNNAVTVDGRIDNCFTENTSKKLEAQGWNVIDVYDGSNDLAAILEGLDKAKHFKGKPSLVNIRTVIGYSSRKANTGPAHGQALGDDEVTYVKTQLGFDPAKKFVIPNKTYEYFAECKNKGARANEEWDKKFEAYSKAYPDLYKQLINRMNGTFAPDGWETLLPAKKDLPQGEQPTRKSSGIVVQTLVPKNNTFVAGSADLLESTFVNFNGQVEFQNPASGLGDYTGRQIRFGIREFAMVGLGNGIAAYHKGMFIPIMSTFFMFWIYAAPAARMAALQQLRFIGIATHDSIGIGEDGPTHQPIALAAFYRALPNINLIRPADAEECMGMWLLALSKQSANTPSIFALSRQPVPLLSGTDRAKVAQGAYVVYGDDKNPDITIIATGAEVARAIESAKLLKSVKKVRVVSMPSQKHFDNQTAEYKESVLKSSVALVIAIEAWASYGWARYAHASLSMHTFGHSAPQQQLYEHFGFSPKAMAEKIDEWAAKWQTKGGRPGLGDFEELLLGYTQH